From Punica granatum isolate Tunisia-2019 chromosome 1, ASM765513v2, whole genome shotgun sequence:
GAgtgtgtattgtcggagcctttgcatgacccataccaacgcgcaacacatcttctcgatctccggataattggattccccttcggtgaacttcttgctcaagtaATATATCGCCCTTTCTGTGCGTGTCGACTCGTCTTCTTGCCCCAGTATGCACCCTAAGGACTGTCGGCGTACTGTGAGGTACAAAATGAGGGGCCGGTTCGGCACGGGTGGTACCAATATCGGTGGCTGAATTAGgtaggccttgatggtgtcaaaggccttctgacactCGCGGTCCCACTCCATCGCTgcattcttgcggagcaagcgaaagagcggttggcacttatctgtcaggtttgcaatgaagcgtgcaatgtaattcagtcgccccaagaagccgcgcacctctcggaccgttgacggcgggggaagctctttgatcgccttgactttatccggATCCACCTCGATGCCGCGCtcactgaccacgaatcctagcagTTTTCCTGACCgagcgccgaatgtgcactttgcCGGATTAAGCCGGAGTTTGTATTCCTTTAGGCGGTCGAAAAGGCGCTTCAGGTTGACTAGgtggtcttctccttctttggacttggcgatcatgtcgtcgacatataCCTagacttccttgtgcatcatgtcgtggaataatgtgaccatagccctctgataagttgcccccgcgttcttgaggccgaaaggcataacgcggtagcaaaaggttccccacatcgtaGTGAACATCGTTTTGAGTTTGTCCTTCTCGGTCATCCagatttgattgtatccggagaagccatccatgaaatagaattgggcgtggcgcgccgtattgtcgactaggacgtcgatgtgcggcaaggggaagttgtccttagggctggccttattgagatCTCTGTAGTCGCCGCAAACTCGGacccttccatccttcttttccactggcacaatGTTCGCCACCCACTCTGAATAGTTGCAGACTTCGAGGAATCCCGCATTGATCTGTTTGACGACTtcttccttgatgcggagaagaagGCTAGCCCATTGTCGCCGTAACTGTtgccgtttgggcgggaaTTTCTCGGTGTCGAGCAGGAGGAAGTGCTCgactattgaggggtctaagccgggcatgtcggcgtaagaccaggcgaagacctcctgatattccttcaggaagtcgatcatccgggTTCGCTGTGCAGGGTGAAGGGCTGTCCCGATCTTCAAGGTGCGAGGCtcttcttcggtgcccacgttgatctcctcCGTTGGCTCGACCGAGGTGATTTAATGGTCTTCGAGgcgacgcaaactctcttctatctcgggcacttgacTGTCCTCGGGaagcccttccccaaagtatacgggTTGGGGCTCACCGAGGGGCTCTCGGGATAGGTTCGAATCGAAGCAtcgaggatttggattcgagtggagcctggaaattcgagagaatcgtcttagaaaatttataacgCTGCGAGATAGAGAATAGGATAGGGAGAAAGAATGTGagggaattcaaaaaatgcgtgagagatttcattgatgttgTGAACAAAAAGCCATAATATAAACCCCTCTCTCCCGTCGTGTGgcgcatggctatgccgacacgcggggaacatCCTATGcatagataagccttacacatcggcaatcacagccgagtagcgcgggactgaggtccagttgtccagctcctcgttttcctgctccaagcggatgtgaacccctgaaggaatctcctcggtgacggcgcacACGGCTGACGGAGTGGCAGGACTGTCGTCGGAGTCCGAagaagggccgtcaagggtgcctcCTATGGTGTGTGAAGGCCCAGGGAAGAAGTGAGATAGCGGGGGGACTGaagtgcccctgttgagcctcccgTAGTATGCGGCGAGGCGGTGAAGATGATTGCCCTTGCGGGCCTCgatgatctcatgacaggaggggcgaaaaccgagtcctCTCCTGTGTTTGTATCCTTCGACTTCAATagggcggttgatcccttgcccgcgcgccccgAGGTTGGTGCCGGGAATGTAGTTGTTGCGCAGGagaaccttccctatcatgcgatcGGCACGGGATGGTCCACTCTCTCCGTAGTCCCGGATGACGGAAATGATTTCGAATGAGTGGAAGGGGAGGTTTTCATCGTCCccgacgctgatgtagggcaccgccgtctccttgtagatggcgtagtcCTCTTCTCCCTTCACCGTAATGAGCCTCTCCTCGACGATGAACTTCAACCGTTGGTGCAGAAAAGAGGGGACGGCGCTGGCCGAGTCGATCCAgggcctcccgagcaacaggctgaatgcgttcgggatgtcgagtacctggaacgtgatgctgaacgagcacaggccaacgtctatgaggaggtcgatctccccaTTTACCTCCCTGCgtgagccgtcgaaggctcggaccgctgtctTGCTTGGGCGGACTCGATTgaggtccacgttcatctgtttcagggTGGTCACTGGGCACACGTTGAGAGCGGacccgttgtcaatcatgacccggccgatAACgtagttgttgcacttgcagacaatgtgcaacgcccgcgaGTGTGACCATCCTTCGGacgggagctcgtcgtccgagaacgagatggtgttggagaagatggaccGATCGTCTCCTCTATCCTGTCCGGGGGTGTTTccttcgggacttgtgccgcggtcaGTACTTGGAGGAGGGCCTCCTGGTGAGGTTCCGAGCCGAGGAGGAGGGTAAGCAATGTGATGTGGGCCGGGgatttggccatttgctcgaccactttgtattcgctagccttcacgatcttcatgaaagcttcggcttcctcctcggtcaccttcttgggTGGGAAAGGCGAGCTTTTGGGCGTCGCCCCGACTTCAAAGGCGGGCGCTTTCCCCTTGTCCTTGGCCACCGAGCTCTCATACACCCGCCCCGAGCGTGTCAccccatgacactgaattgCTGCTCAACACTCCCAAcacttccttcgtaggtcTAGGGGACCTTGCTATCTGAGTACGGCTCCCGGGCAGGGATGTCGACGACGAACGGGGCCGGTGAGGCCACGTGTCCCGTGAGCCCGACTATGAGTTCTTCGGGAGTGTAATTGACCAAGAAGGGAGGGGATTTCTCCTGCGCTTCTTCGTCCCTCCCCGAGGCGCATATGGAGATCATATTGATGGAGGGCCCCGAATTCGACCTATAGTCCGGGAGGGGGTTGGCCTGCACATTCGGGggcttgacggcgttgaaGGTGAGCCTGTTGCTGTCGATCCTCCTCTGAATTTCGTCCCGcaacctccaacaattgtcgagaGTGTGCCCCGACGCGCCTTGATGATATTCGCAGTGCTTGGACTGATCCTGAACGGACGGGTCGAAGTTCGGACTCGGGGATATTGGCCGAATCTGATTTCCCGCCAAGAGTTGCtgatatatgtgagagagaggagcggGCAACGGCGAGTATTGTTTGCGGGGTCGGCTTTGCGTGCCGCCGGCCTGTTGGCCCTGCGAAGTAGAGTTCTGTTGCGCCGGTGGAGGAGCTCTCGACACCGGGGGCCTGGGTTGAGAGGGCTGAGCGGAGGTGGGTGCAAAGTGGTCGTATGGTTGTGAGGTCGCCGGCGGTGGGACCGGTGGGGCTGAATAGTAGATCGACTGAGGTTGGTGTTGTGGAGGCGGAGGAAAGTAGGTAGGAGCGGTGGTCGGTGTGGTCGTGAGATTCACTGAATATTGCTGGGGCGCCTGATGTGCCGTATTGACGGCGTTTACCGAAACTTCCTTCGCTCTCCTCCCGCCGGAAGACGACGGCGCCGCGGGGGCCTTCTTTGATGACTCCTCCCCTTtgctggtggggtcctccatccttccgagcttgatccccaaatccagctttttcccggcctcgatgaggtcggagaacgacgaagtgtgcgccaacaggtgtgaatagtacactccccTTAGTGTGGAGTGAAACAACTGGATCTGTTGCGGTTCACTTATTGGAGGGATGTGCTTCGCTGCTTAGGCACGCCACTTGGCAGCGTATTCCTTGAACCTTTGGCCCcgtgccatttctttcgtgctcagcTCCAGAAGGATGGGGGGCGTTTCcgcgcaatatcggtattggtcgttGAACCTCCGGgagaggtcctcccacgtcgggatgtcctcgaccttcagcgacatgaacaaatcgagggccgatcccgacaggctatcctggaaggagtggatgacaaactcctcgtattcccaatactgcagcatcttccctcggtagtGGCGAaggtggtggcgtggatccgtcgtgccctcATAAGTCTTGAACTCCGGgaccttgaacttcgggggcagccgcatacCCGGGAATAGGCTGTAGTCGCCATAGCGTGCGTCGGGACGAGCATCACCCGCTTGTAGGGCTCGTATCGTTTCTTCCATTCGCTTCAATCTACGCTcctgttcggcgtcggcctcggggaagaagtgcgTCGGTGAGGTGAACTGGGCCGCATGGGTCGGCGTGCctggttcgtggaaggtggtgtttatagGGGGCGGTGCCTGGTAGGAAAGGCCGGTGTGAGGCTGTAGAGACggatagggaggaagctcCGCAGCTTGAAGATGAGTCGAAGCAAGTGCACTGGACGCCAGGAAAACCATCGGCGGAGGTACTGTGTAGGCCATAGCTGGGGCCGGTATGGAAACGGGCGGAGGCGCGGACAGGACGTGCTTCGAGGATAGGAAGGTCGTTGGTGGAAGAGGGACAGCCGTGGGGGCCGGCGGCGGCAGAAATTGGCTGGTGAAGGGGTGGACCGTGGATGTATGCAGCGTTGGCGGTGCGGGAACCTCAATGTTCTCTGGGGCTTGGATTGGTGGAGCCCACAGGGTTGGATCAGCCATCGGCCCCGGTCCTGGTGGAGGCGTGGAGCTCAAAGAGGCTCGGTTAGATCCCTTGAGTAGGGCAAACAGTTTCGCCATGTTGGCGGCCATGCTTGTGGCCAATTGATTGACCGTGCCTTCGAGTGCGgcgatgcgggcttggtccTCAGAGGCAGAGGGCGTCTGTGAGGTATGTGCATGGAGCGCTCCTGAAGACGCCAGGGGCGGGAGATGTGCCGGAGGGGCGCCTGAGTATGCCGGGAGTATGCCCGCAGGAGTCGAAGGCGGCAGAGCATGTGTTGGAGGTGGTTGAGAAAGAGTTGGAGCCAATGGGTTGATTTCCTCGGAGATGTCAACTCGGTCTTCTTCCACCATTCTaagacgttgacgagtcgggtagcggtgcGATGCTAGTTGTAgtcacctagattccaagaacgTGTAAGGACCATGCGATATACTGAATGACAAGTGCAGAATAAATAAGATAACGAGATGTatgagatgtatgagttttcgAAACGCTAATGTCATTGCATTGATTAGATTCGAGTTccataattttacaaaatacaacgcACGGAataaaaaggaacataaacgtaaagccgacatccctttgcgcttgGTGGCTGCTTGAAAGCggcgtaggtccgagcgagggcaaaaatgggcgcgtccgctaatcctaggggtaggcgaggttgcgcgccctTTTGTGCACTCGGTCCAACTGCGCGCTCAAACAGGCCATCTCCCGATCTAGATGTGCGActcgggcgcgtgctcgagtcaacTCCGTttgaagctccctgtagtccgcgacctctgcgcgggaatcaacaagctcgcaacgaagcctatctcgttcctccctgacggcccgtagctccacgtgcatggccgcttggatggGGCTTTCGGCTTCGGGAGCGAGGGTAGATGTAGCTCGAGGAGTTGGGGTGGCCTGGGACCGTTGTGGTGGTGTCGATCCCTGCGGGTAGAACcgggccacgtatgctgatgtggcggagaatgctcgctcttcgtcggtggggtgcttGGGGAAGTACAGACGTTGTATGGTGCTCGCGTCCAGTTGACGGCGAATCTCccgaatctgtaggaatcttgcgggtgcggaaaggtagacggtccgcctcggcgggaatgtcctgtaggccgccgagctgtctgattacccggccggagaatatgagggtgctccccaagtggctgagaaggggaactcccacaattccgggacatcccgtgatcatggggccaccgggattccatcgggcgacccaTAAGAACCGTGCGGGCGTCAACTCACGCCAAAAAcccctccattccgagaagctgttCTCGAGAGGTGGGATGACTGGTGCAAAGCGTTCGATCAACGAACGCTCGTTAgagatgtaggagaacggatgtgatgagcaaaaggggcggaAGTGCGCGAGAAGCCAAGTCTGCAGTAGGTGCGGGGATCCCTtcatcctgccgcgccgaacctccctaacatagtcaagagaccgaacggtctcggctaataaagcctccacataactatggcctcccaccgcttggaggacgacttgggctatagccccgtcaatgaggttcggcgagtatGGGAACAGGAGAGTGCGAAAGaccaagagcaggaatccatgacaggcatcgcgctgataggaagccgttgaaggtaggggtggcaattcgtgtcgtgtcgtgtttatacgtgtcgtgtctaaacgggttcgtgtcatcg
This genomic window contains:
- the LOC116205574 gene encoding leucine-rich repeat extensin-like protein 5, which encodes MVEEDRVDISEEINPLAPTLSQPPPTHALPPSTPAGILPAYSGAPPAHLPPLASSGALHAHTSQTPSASEDQARIAALEGTVNQLATSMAANMAKLFALLKGSNRASLSSTPPPGPGPMADPTLWAPPIQAPENIEVPAPPTLHTSTVHPFTSQFLPPPAPTAVPLPPTTFLSSKHVLSAPPPVSIPAPAMAYTVPPPMVFLASSALASTHLQAAELPPYPSLQPHTGLSYQAPPPINTTFHEPGTPTHAAQFTSPTHFFPEADAEQERRLKRMEETIRALQAGDARPDARYGDYSLFPGMRLPPKFKVPEFKTYEGTTDPRHHLRHYRGKMLQMEDPTSKGEESSKKAPAAPSSSGGRRAKEVSVNAVNTAHQAPQQYSVNLTTTPTTAPTYFPPPPQHQPQSIYYSAPPVPPPATSQPYDHFAPTSAQPSQPRPPVSRAPPPAQQNSTSQGQQAGGTQSRPRKQYSPLPAPLSHIYQQLLAGNQIRPISPSPNFDPSVQDQSKHCEYHQGASGHTLDNCWRLRDEIQRRIDSNRLTFNAVKPPNVQANPLPDYRSNSGPSINMISICASGRDEEAQEKSPPFLVNYTPEELIVGLTGHVASPAPFVVDIPAREPYSDSKVP